The following coding sequences lie in one Anguilla rostrata isolate EN2019 chromosome 8, ASM1855537v3, whole genome shotgun sequence genomic window:
- the LOC135261577 gene encoding visinin-like yields the protein MGNARSGAVSKEILDELKLHTKFTESELSQWYENFQQQCPSGRITSEEFEKIYARFFPDSDAKTYAQHVFRSFDTNDDGTLDFKEYIIALHMTSTGKMAHKLEWAFSLFDVDKNGYITKSEVTEICQAIFKLIPKEKQLQLPSDENTAEKRANKLWSYFEKRDNERLAEGEFIKGVLENENALRLIQYSPDK from the exons ATGGGGAACGCGAGGAGTGGCGCTGTCTCCAAAGAGATCTTGGATGAGCTGAAGCTCCACACGAAGTTCACAGAAAGTGAGCTCTCGCAGTGGTATGAGAACTTCCAACAACAATGCCCCTCGGGACGAATCACGTCTGAAGAGTTTGAGAAGATCTACGCGCGCTTCTTTCCCGACAGCGATGCCAAAACGTATGCTCAACACGTCTTTCGCTCCTTTGATACCAATGATGACGGCACACTGGACTTCAAGGAATATATCATCGCACTGCATATGACCTCCACTGGTAAAATGGCGCACAAACTGGAATGGGCTTTTTCGCTTTTTGACGTGGACAAGAATGGATACATCACAAAGTCGGAAGTGACCGAGATCTGTCAA GCGATTTTTAAGTTGATCCCCAAGGAAAAACAGTTACAGCTACCGAGTGACGAGAACACTGCTGAGAAGAGGGCCAACAAACTGTGGAGCTACTTTGAAAAAAGGGACAACG AACGATTGGCAGAAGGAGAGTTTATCAAAGGCGTTCTAGAGAATGAGAACGCCCTTCGTCTCATACAGTATTCTCCTGACAAGTGA